DNA from Alnus glutinosa chromosome 2, dhAlnGlut1.1, whole genome shotgun sequence:
gatcaTCTTTCATAATACTTGCGCATTGCATATTCTAAATGATACATCAGATATAGGTTTATTGTTATCACATACGAATAATGTTGCTGGAAAGGACGAATTTAACTGCTGCCAGATTTTATTGAACTATTGGACATTCTTttgttttatccccaacaatagAGTTTTTAGGACTCTTCTCTCTTACGTCtgactacaaaataaataatataaacaaGGGTATTTCTAGGTCAGGTGTAACACTCCATCCAATAAATGCGTTATTTTAATTTGCATTATCCATACGACGCTATATATTACTATTGCTTTATGCATTAACCTAGTGAAaactctctcacacacacacacacacacacacacacacacacacacacacacacacacatatatatatatatatatatatatatataatagaaaaaaaaaatacaaacgcaTATTATAAACACCGGAGCACTAACTAAAAGAAGACGGGTAATGCTTGGGTGAAGCAAAACTTCCGGAATTCATCCGGAAGTTTTGCTTCACCATGGCATAAttgtaaatattaataattacaatgagtaatgctacacatcatccccttgtcctccttttgtcctcccaaatttgatgtggctcttaaaatcaccattgaatttatgatagatcattattgaattttgatccaatggtgattttaagagccacatcaattttgagaggataaaaggtggacaaaaggatgatgtgtagcattactcaattacAATTATGCCATGGTGAAGCAAAACTTCCGGAAGAATTCCGGAAGCTTTGCTTCATCGTAGCACTGTTTCCCTACAATATACATCATCAAATTAAAGTTTTTATACACACACTGGgctgacactacaaaaaaacttgaTATTTAGCTACATGGGTCCCGCGTGATTAATCCAGTGTTGCTAAATGTCACTTAGCAACGTGGTATTTTTATACATGTAGTTACTTAGCCACATGACTTTTAGTCACGTGTAACTCATATGTAgctaaatgcattttttttttattatttaaaaaaagaaaataagaaaaaagaaaaatagacaCTTTTAGCCACATGGAACTAACCTACGTCGCTAACcacttcattttatttttattttttctcaccGGTATTTTCTTTCTAGCCCTCtccagaaacttttttttttccccttgccGAAAACTTCTTCAAGGCCGGCGAAATCTTCCCCTTCAttcccccatgaaatccaattcTCCAAATATCCTCCGTTGACCACAttaccaaaaaatcaccaacaaaacaccaaaaaatcaacaaaaatcaccaacaatcaccaaaaatcaccaacaaaaaccAAGAATCACCACGTCGTCGTTCCTGTTTTACCGGTGGAGATGCATGTTTACCGGAGATGTAGCGaaatgaaactaaaaaaaaaaaaaaaatcccaaaaaacgCCGGAAAAACAACCCCTTGGCTTCACCGGCGTTGGGCCGTGACCCTTCGGACTCCGGCAACGTCGTCGACCACGGCTCTCTCTCAGAATCGctccagttctctctctctcgaactctctcagtctccctcttccatctccatctctatgtgaggaaaaaaaaaaaaaaagaagttaggAGAGGGAAAGGCCTGTAtgggaaaaaggggaagaagaaagaaaaaataagaggaaaatgaaaagaaaagttaaagggggagagggaaatgaaaaaaaaaaaaaaggggagaaattagaaaaagtaaGAATGAGAGAGATAATTAAAGAGGTGGGAAATTAGAAATGGATTGGAGGGAAGTAATTACTCACATAgtttatgtgccacgtggccaataaatcatgtggctaaaattttaaattcaaaaaaaaaaaaaattaaaataattttaataaattaaacacgtggtttatgtgccacatggctaattggcaacgtggccaataaaccacggggctaaaattttaaatcttaaaataaattaaaataattttaataaattagcctcGTGGTTTATGTGCCACATAGCCAATTGGTGACATGGCCaataaaccacgtggctaaaattttaaatcttaaaataaatcaaaataattttaataaattagtcaCGTGGTTTATGTGCCACATGGCCAATTGGCGCGTGGCCAATAAagcacgtggctaaaatttcaaaccgaaaaaaaataataataataaaaaaataaaaaaaattcaatttctataaaaattgaaaaaaaaaaaaaaaaagaatattttaacTACGTGGCTTATTtaccacgtggctaattggcaaCGTGACAATAATTCACATGGCTAATTAGCCCTCTAGAGTtatatctataaaattaaacaattttacAGGTAAAAATGGTGAATGTACATTAAGCAAAAACATGAAACTATTGTTTATGTAAAATGAACCCCTCCTtactttaaaatttctatctctTTTGTTTATTAGAGTCATTGAACGAATTCGATTCTCATACTATACATTCTTTGAAAACCCCTctttaaatcatttttctttaaaactttTCTCCCCTAGCTAGCCGGAGGCGGGTTTTAAATGGGAGGGAGTTTGACGGAATATGAGCCTACTACAACTATCTACAGTATCTTGTTACAGCAATTTACTTATCAGTTGCCAGTACGTTGCCAACGATTATGCAGAGTACATGTACGTAGAAGAAGTCAAGTGAAGAAGGAGTTCCATTCCAACAGAAGAATTTCATCTGTAGGAGGAATCTAGTCCCAGAAGCAGTCTAGCAGTACTTGTCGTTGTCTATCGAGTAGTATAGCAGCAATTAGTTTGCAATTGTAACTATATATTAATTCTtatgttctttatttttctatcttAGTGAATAAGTGGCTAGTCTATGTTAATATCGATGGACTCCAATTGGCGATTTTTATGAGAATTTGTTCTAAGTAATTAAAATCCTTGAGTTGACACAACTCTGTTCTCTGGTGAGACGCCAACCGTTTGTatgtttgttttgcttttttgctTGAAGAATtactttgtgtttgttttttttctaattaaacaGCTAATCACTTTTCTTTGATATATATGCAAATATAGCTTCACCACACAGCTGCGGTGAAGCTCGGAGGGATTCTAGCCCTTTCCTGGAGGATTGGATTCCCCCTCTCATTGCTCACTGTCTTGGCCATCAACAAAGGTTATTTGTTCAATGACTAGTTGTGTACTCTAATTATTTTCGATATCCATATCCGCagcttccttttttttcaaaatggacTGCTTTCAATATTTTAAGATATGTGTGGCAATATTTTAAGGAatcccataatttattttatgccTTTAGAGTGATTCAATCAGATACGTGCACTACCACTATCATCTTTCTCCACTCCAGAAATAGAATGACTTGCTTACAAACCTTGTCCTGGTCCGCAATATGACTCCCAATAAGACATCATAAAAATTCAGCTACCATCTTCTTTCACCGACTACTAGTGCTAGGGTCCATAATCTCAGAGAACTCTGTCCCAGAGAATATCAGTTTGCCCGAATCATGACTGGTACTTGCAAAACTTTGTTCTCTGTTGCTCATTATGGTCACCCTGCTGTTACTATAATTACTACTTGACACCTGTCCACTGCTGCTACTAGACATGCCATCACTATCATCAAGTGTGGACTTGGGGAAGAGAGCTTTCTCATCACCCAATATTACCTCAACTTGAGCCACATCAAGCCCTACATCTTCGTCTGCACTCTCTTGCAATTGCAATACGAATTCGAGGCCTCCCACCACATCATTCATTGATGGCCGTTCGATTCCGTTGTCAAGCAAACAATTCATCGCGATCTCAACAAATTTCTTCAAGCACCGGGTCCTTATTTCACCCTTCATTGATGGATCAACCATCTCCTCTACCTTTCCATTGCGATAGCTTTCCCGGGCCCACCTTGCTAGGCCCACTGCTGTCTCTGCATTACGCAGTATAGGCGGCCTTCCACACACTACTTCACACAAAACCACACCAAACGAGTACACGTCAGACTTCTCAGTCAACTGTTGACGTCTGCAATACTCCGGGTCCAAATACCTAAAACTACCCTTGACCATAGTGCTGACGTGGGGTTTGGACATGCTAATGGGGCCTACTTTGGATAATCCAAAATCGGACACCTTGGCCACCCATTTCTCATCCAATAAGATATTTGTTGTCTTCACGTCACGATGAATGATCGTTTGCTTCGCGCCCGTATGAAGGTAGTTCAACGCATGCGCAGCACCAATACAAATCTCGAGCCGTTGCTTCCATGGCAGACGAGGATTATCGGTATTGTATAGATGATCACGGAGGGTCCCACGGGCCATATAATCATAGACAAGAATCATCTCATTGCCATCGTTACAATATCCGATCAGAGACACGAGATGGAGGTGGCGAAGCTGGGAGAGCATCTCTATCTCGGTCCAGAATTCGTGGGCCCCTTGATGAGAGCCAGGTGTCAACCGCTTGATCGCTACTGGGTTGACCCCACCGTCAATGTACCCTTTGTACACGTTACCGAACCCCCCAACACCAACAATGAGAACATCGTCAAAGTCGTTAGTGGCTGCTCTAATCTCAGCCAATGAGAAGTAACAACACAAATCGGATGGTAGAGATGAGTTGCGGGTCTCTGTTGAGTCCTTGACATTCTTGCGCCGCCGGAAAATCAAGTAGCCGAGAATTGACAGCACAACAAAGCCGGAAACTCCACCACCAACGAAGGCAAGTATATTTGTTATGTAATTCTTCGACTTCGTCGGTGGTGTTGGTGGCACAACTGTTCGATGGGCAAACGGAAGTGGATCTGGATTGGGTCCGGCGAGACTACCATTAGAGGTGTTTACTTTAAAGATTTCAACACCGTTCAAGATTGCATTATTGTAAGAAGTCTCCCAGTTTTGCCGGTTTGCTTGTAATGCGATAGAGAGGTTCATTTTCTTCACGCCTTCTTTGCCGAACAGCGCAACTGCGTAGTCTCTATATACCGGAACACCATTTCCACCACTCCATACTATCACGTCGGCTGCTTCCTCTGCGGTTTGATTTGCTATGAAAATCAGGAACACTCTGTCGTGTGGCTGAATGATCTCAGGTTGAAACTCGCAAAAGTGTAGCCTAACAAGGTAATAAAACCCAGAGTCTACGGGAAATTCCCAGGTGAGATTGTAGCTCTTGTTGATAGTTTTGTTTGCCCCCATAGTCCGGGCAGTCTGATAGACTTCTTCTGGTGCAGTGTACGCAGGTATCTTGGTAAACTTCAGTTGAATAGTATAGTTAAAAGGTAGAAAAAGTTCTGTATATGGTGTGAAGTAATTGTCGTCTTGACTCCAGCCCCGGAACATGCCAGTGTCTTCACTGGGTGAGATGGAGCGGCCTCCAACATTTACTCTGTATACCATCTCCAGAGTAGTGTCGTTATCGATGTGGTACAGATTCTGCTGGCCAATAAAACAAAGCCCTTCATTGTCAGACGGAGGGTAGTAGAGATTTGGAGGCATCGACAAGATTTCAATTCCGTTGATGAAAACATATGCATTAGCAACGCTCGGGGTGAAGATTATGCTCAACCTCTGATCTTCCTCGATGTTGACACAGTATTCTCTGAATATGG
Protein-coding regions in this window:
- the LOC133860509 gene encoding receptor-like protein kinase FERONIA — translated: MWNRSKTRLWTTHLPRFTPLYLAFFLYHLTSTVSGGSPSPYTAVDNILLNCGSSGNSTALDGRTWVGDVHSKFSPLEQSQNQASLTASAVQQSPSAVQVPYATARLSLSAFTYMFPVTAGQIFIRLYFYPASYPNFDRSKALFSVKAGRFTLLSNFNASLTADADGDPGDAIFREYCVNIEEDQRLSIIFTPSVANAYVFINGIEILSMPPNLYYPPSDNEGLCFIGQQNLYHIDNDTTLEMVYRVNVGGRSISPSEDTGMFRGWSQDDNYFTPYTELFLPFNYTIQLKFTKIPAYTAPEEVYQTARTMGANKTINKSYNLTWEFPVDSGFYYLVRLHFCEFQPEIIQPHDRVFLIFIANQTAEEAADVIVWSGGNGVPVYRDYAVALFGKEGVKKMNLSIALQANRQNWETSYNNAILNGVEIFKVNTSNGSLAGPNPDPLPFAHRTVVPPTPPTKSKNYITNILAFVGGGVSGFVVLSILGYLIFRRRKNVKDSTETRNSSLPSDLCCYFSLAEIRAATNDFDDVLIVGVGGFGNVYKGYIDGGVNPVAIKRLTPGSHQGAHEFWTEIEMLSQLRHLHLVSLIGYCNDGNEMILVYDYMARGTLRDHLYNTDNPRLPWKQRLEICIGAAHALNYLHTGAKQTIIHRDVKTTNILLDEKWVAKVSDFGLSKVGPISMSKPHVSTMVKGSFRYLDPEYCRRQQLTEKSDVYSFGVVLCEVVCGRPPILRNAETAVGLARWARESYRNGKVEEMVDPSMKGEIRTRCLKKFVEIAMNCLLDNGIERPSMNDVVGGLEFVLQLQESADEDVGLDVAQVEVILGDEKALFPKSTLDDSDGMSSSSSGQVSSSNYSNSRVTIMSNREQSFASTSHDSGKLIFSGTEFSEIMDPSTSSR